GCCGACAGGCACCGGCGGAGCTGCGCAGTCTCTGGAAGGCCGTCACCCTGGAGGATTACCAGGCGCTCGCCGAAGGTTACCCCGGCGTCGCCAAGGCCAAGGTGCTCGACACCAATGCCTGCCAGAACATCCGCTACTACAACGTCCAACTGGCTATCGCCCCCAACGGCGGCGGCATGCCCTCGGCGCTGCTCAAGCGGGACCTCGCCGAGTTTCTCGAACGCCGCAAGGTCATCACGGTCGAGATCAACCTGTTCGACCCGATCTACCGCCCCGTTTCCATCGACGCCGAGGTCTACATCTGGCCCGGTGAACCGCTGGAAAATGTGCGCAGCCGCATCGAAGCCGCGCTCTCCGATTTCTTTTCCTTCGACCAAGTCTCCTTTGGCCAGACCATTCACTTCTCCGACCTGGTGGCCCTGATCGACGGCGTGCGCGGCGTCAGCCACATGCATCTCTACGCGCCCCAGCAGGACATAGAGCTGCGCCATGGCGAAATCCCGGTTCTCGGCACCGTCAACCTCGATCTGCGGAGGGCTGGTTGATGTCGGATTGGTTCAAGGACAATCTGCTCGGCCTACTGCCGCCGCTTTACGAGCACAACGACGAGGCCGGTGACCTGCGCACCTTTCTGAGCCTTCCCGCCGGAACGCTCGACGAGCTCAAGCAGGCCATCGACGATTTCCCGACCATCTTCGACGTCGATCACTGCGACGAGCGCTTCCTGCCGCTGCTGGCAAGGCTCGTCGGCCTCGAAGTGGACGGCACCTGTTCGCCGAACTGCCAGCGCCGCCGCGTGCGGGAGGCGGTCGAAATCTATCGCCGCAAGGGCACCATTCCGGCCATCGAACGCGACTTCGACGCGCTCGGTTGGCAGGGGGAACTCCAGGAAACCTTCCGCTCGGCGCTGCGTCTCAATGCCCGCTCCCGACTCAGCAGCGCCAAACTACCCGGGCTGGTGTTCAGCCTCGGCGTGTTTCGCGTGCTGTGTCTCAACCAGACCGAGGGGCTGCGCGACGCCCTGGTGTTTCACCACCCGGCGGGCACCCGCTGTTTCTGGCTCCAGTTTCTCCTGGAATGGATCGAAGGCGGCGCGATGCTCGACTTCGGGCATGCCAACGCCGTGCGCAGGATCGTGCTGGCGTTCCTCGACGAGACCTTCGTCCTTGGCCGCTCCTCGCTCGGTTCCTGTCGTCACCTGACCAACAAGCAGAGGGCCTGGGAGCTGCTGCAGCTCACCAGCACCACGGAGATGATTCCGGAGATCGACCGGGCCGCCGTGAAGGTCTCCCGTTTTCACGGCCGCCAGAACCGGATGCGTCTGAACCACAAGGCCCTCAACGACTGGCGGTTGCCGCACACCCGCGTCGGCGAAGATCGGGTTTCCTTCTGCACGCCCATCTACACCGGCCGAGACTTCGAAGGGGATGTGCTGGAAAGCGGCTTCGGGCTGGGCGAGAGCCATCTCAACCGCAAGCCGCTGACCCATGGCGAGACCGCGCTGCGCTACTGCTTCCGGCAGAAGGATTTCTTTTTCGACACGCAAGCGGAACCGGTCGAACGGGCGGAGGCCAAGTACGACCTGCGCCTGCCGCTGGAATCTCGTCACCGCCTCTGCTTCCAGCTTGGCCGCGCCAGGCTCAACACTGGTCTCGACCTCACCGCCAACCAGGGCGGCATCAGCAATCTGCTGCTCGCCTCCACTGCTGGCTGCGACGCGGACGTCACCCTGGCCGTCGACCGGATCGACCGATGGCGGCGGAGAGGGCCTGTGTTCCGGCTCAACGCGAACACCCTGAACACCCGGTATCTGAGCAATGCGAATCTGACCGGCGAACGGGCCTCGCTTGAAGTCTACGTGGACACGGGCTCTCTCCAGCGCCATCGGGTCGAGACCATGAAGCTGGGCGCGAGCCCGCTCAACACCACCGGCCTGCGCCTCTCCGTTGATCGGACCCGCCCGATGCGCGTCAGCCGCATGCGCCTCAACCAGGCCGGATTCCGCTGGTCGCGGCCGTCCTACCGTTGGCTGTTCCGTCAGCAGGATCTGCACGCACCCACGCAGGCCGGGTTCGAGGCCGCCACCAATAACTATCGTGCCACCCAGTGGCCCACCTGAAGGAGAACCCATGGCGATTCACCTCTATCTTGACGAAGCGCTGACTCAGCAGATTTCCGAGGGGGATTTCAGCCGCCCCGAGGCCGAGAGCTACAACGGCACCGATGGCGACA
Above is a window of Oleidesulfovibrio alaskensis DSM 16109 DNA encoding:
- a CDS encoding phage tail protein — encoded protein: MSDWFKDNLLGLLPPLYEHNDEAGDLRTFLSLPAGTLDELKQAIDDFPTIFDVDHCDERFLPLLARLVGLEVDGTCSPNCQRRRVREAVEIYRRKGTIPAIERDFDALGWQGELQETFRSALRLNARSRLSSAKLPGLVFSLGVFRVLCLNQTEGLRDALVFHHPAGTRCFWLQFLLEWIEGGAMLDFGHANAVRRIVLAFLDETFVLGRSSLGSCRHLTNKQRAWELLQLTSTTEMIPEIDRAAVKVSRFHGRQNRMRLNHKALNDWRLPHTRVGEDRVSFCTPIYTGRDFEGDVLESGFGLGESHLNRKPLTHGETALRYCFRQKDFFFDTQAEPVERAEAKYDLRLPLESRHRLCFQLGRARLNTGLDLTANQGGISNLLLASTAGCDADVTLAVDRIDRWRRRGPVFRLNANTLNTRYLSNANLTGERASLEVYVDTGSLQRHRVETMKLGASPLNTTGLRLSVDRTRPMRVSRMRLNQAGFRWSRPSYRWLFRQQDLHAPTQAGFEAATNNYRATQWPT